Proteins found in one Thermaerobacter subterraneus DSM 13965 genomic segment:
- the wecB gene encoding non-hydrolyzing UDP-N-acetylglucosamine 2-epimerase, protein MGARRPAGQPLKVLVVFGTRPEATKMAPVIHQLARRPAIRVQVAVTAQHRELLDQVLHLFGIEPDFDLDIMQPRQTLTDITTRALQGLEAVLRQAQPHLVLVHGDTTTTLAGALAAFYHQVAIGHVEAGLRTYDKYQPFPEEINRRLTDALCDLHFAPTPASRANLLREGIDPAGIFVTGNTAIDALLSVVSPGYRFRRDELARFPSPGRRLVLCEAHRRENWGEPLEAVARALRRLVESHPDIELVYSVHPNPVVSGTIRRHLEGVERVSLLDPPEYADWANLMARATLLLTDSGGLQEEAPALGLPVLLLRDKTERPEAVEAGTVLQVGPHEEPILRTARRLLTDPAAYRQVARARNPFGDGQAARRTVEAIEYVFGLRDRPPDPWDPGLPPAQAVRSAAPAASPPGHGLNPGDPQAAPSS, encoded by the coding sequence CTGGGGGCGCGCAGGCCGGCGGGCCAGCCGCTCAAGGTCCTGGTGGTGTTCGGCACCCGCCCCGAAGCCACCAAGATGGCACCGGTCATCCACCAGCTGGCGCGGCGGCCGGCCATTCGCGTGCAGGTGGCCGTGACGGCGCAGCACCGGGAACTGCTCGACCAGGTCCTTCATCTCTTCGGCATCGAACCCGACTTCGACCTGGACATCATGCAACCCCGGCAGACCCTGACCGACATCACGACCCGGGCCCTGCAGGGCCTGGAGGCGGTGCTGCGCCAGGCGCAGCCCCATCTGGTGCTGGTCCACGGCGACACCACCACCACCCTGGCCGGCGCGCTGGCCGCCTTCTACCACCAGGTGGCCATCGGCCATGTCGAGGCGGGCCTGCGGACCTACGACAAGTACCAGCCTTTCCCAGAAGAGATCAACCGGCGGCTCACCGACGCCCTGTGCGACCTGCATTTCGCGCCCACCCCGGCCTCCCGGGCGAACCTGCTGCGGGAGGGCATCGACCCGGCCGGGATCTTCGTCACGGGCAACACCGCCATCGATGCCCTGCTGTCGGTGGTTTCGCCCGGTTACCGCTTCCGCCGGGACGAACTGGCCCGCTTCCCGTCGCCGGGCCGGCGCCTGGTCCTCTGCGAAGCCCACCGCCGGGAGAACTGGGGCGAGCCCCTGGAGGCGGTGGCCCGTGCCCTGCGGCGGCTGGTGGAGAGCCACCCCGACATCGAGCTGGTCTACTCGGTCCACCCCAACCCGGTGGTGTCCGGCACCATCCGCCGCCACCTGGAGGGGGTCGAGCGGGTGAGCCTGCTGGATCCGCCGGAGTATGCCGACTGGGCCAACCTGATGGCCCGCGCCACCCTGCTGCTGACGGATTCCGGCGGGTTGCAGGAAGAGGCGCCCGCCCTGGGCTTGCCGGTGCTCCTGTTGCGGGACAAGACGGAGCGGCCGGAGGCGGTGGAGGCAGGCACCGTGCTGCAGGTCGGCCCCCACGAGGAGCCCATCCTGCGCACGGCCCGGCGGTTGCTGACCGATCCCGCCGCCTACCGGCAGGTGGCCCGGGCCCGCAACCCTTTCGGCGACGGGCAGGCGGCGCGGCGTACCGTGGAGGCCATCGAGTACGTGTTCGGGCTGCGGGACCGGCCGCCCGACCCCTGGGATCCGGGCCTGCCGCCGGCCCAGGCGGTCCGGTCTGCCGCTCCGGCCGCCTCGCCGCCGGGCCACGGCCTGAACCCGGGTGATCCGCAGGCGGCCCCATCGTCCTGA
- a CDS encoding glycosyltransferase family 4 protein: MPSWAHSQSHWLALAVAALVALVTTPLVRAVALRLGLVARPTPRSVHRVPVPHLGGLAIFAGFVAAAVASLGWADADVAAVLLGGLVMVAVGLADDVLDLPPVVKLAGQVGAALVAVVQGIRIEVLTNPLGLLTPTGADDLLVLGAWGVPLTVLWIVAMSNVINLIDGLDGLAAGIASIAALTVLVVALQTGQPLEAVLLMAALAGSTLGFLPYNFNPAKIFMGDTGALFIGYTIATVSVVGLLKSAAVVALAVPVMVLALPIADTALAILRRLQAGRPVMAADRDHLHHRLMRLGFSHRDAVLVMYLITAWLALGAVSVAEGNILQGVLIVVTLAASVHLVARKLLEWNRQRPRRLGH; encoded by the coding sequence ATGCCATCGTGGGCCCATTCCCAGTCGCACTGGCTGGCGCTGGCCGTCGCGGCGCTGGTGGCCCTGGTGACCACCCCCCTGGTCCGGGCTGTGGCCCTCCGCCTGGGGCTGGTCGCCCGCCCGACCCCGCGCAGCGTGCACCGGGTTCCGGTGCCGCACCTGGGCGGCCTGGCGATCTTTGCCGGGTTCGTCGCCGCGGCGGTGGCCAGCCTGGGTTGGGCCGATGCCGATGTGGCGGCGGTGCTGCTGGGCGGCCTGGTCATGGTGGCCGTGGGCCTGGCCGACGACGTGCTGGATCTGCCGCCCGTGGTCAAGCTGGCGGGCCAGGTGGGGGCGGCACTGGTCGCCGTGGTACAGGGCATCCGCATCGAAGTGCTGACCAATCCCCTGGGGCTGCTTACGCCCACCGGGGCCGACGACCTGCTGGTCCTCGGGGCCTGGGGCGTTCCCCTCACCGTGCTGTGGATCGTCGCCATGAGCAACGTGATCAACCTGATCGACGGGCTGGACGGCCTGGCGGCGGGGATCGCGTCCATTGCCGCCCTGACGGTGCTGGTGGTGGCGCTCCAGACGGGGCAGCCGCTGGAAGCGGTGCTGCTCATGGCGGCCCTGGCCGGCAGCACCCTGGGGTTCCTGCCCTACAACTTCAACCCGGCCAAGATCTTCATGGGCGACACGGGGGCGCTGTTCATCGGCTACACCATCGCCACCGTCTCGGTGGTGGGCCTATTGAAGAGCGCGGCCGTGGTGGCCCTGGCCGTACCCGTGATGGTCCTGGCCCTGCCCATCGCCGACACCGCCCTGGCCATCCTGCGGCGCCTGCAGGCGGGACGGCCCGTCATGGCCGCCGACCGGGACCACCTGCACCACCGGCTGATGCGCCTCGGCTTCAGCCACCGGGACGCGGTGCTGGTGATGTATCTCATCACCGCCTGGCTGGCGCTGGGGGCGGTCTCGGTCGCCGAGGGGAACATCCTGCAGGGCGTGCTGATCGTCGTCACCTTGGCCGCGTCGGTTCACCTGGTGGCCCGCAAGCTGCTGGAGTGGAACCGGCAGCGGCCGCGGCGCCTGGGCCACTGA
- the rpiB gene encoding ribose 5-phosphate isomerase B, with translation MTIRRVLVVCSGNTCRSPMAAAYLKQALAEAGLQDMEVASAGLHAVPGLPAAAEAREAVARDGLSLADHRSQPVTPDLLEGAGLVLAMTRSQAEELRRRFPGIAPRVALWREWATGASLPDADVPDPFGQGLADYQILARQLRREAAMAAQRLAGLQDAAQGGGSPGPAADPAVDAVDGAPGTGVSPATGVSPATGAAPGASAGGGAGMAFHTRTEEERAVTGREERAADQAGGARGASGRLRVAIGSDHAGFDLKQDLIAFMEERGLEVIDVGTHQRESCDYPDYARAACQKVLEGEADRAVLICGTGIGMAIAANKLPGIRAACCTEPYSARLTRQDNDSNVLTLGARVIGPGMAREILATWLETPFAGGRHQRRLDKIAALERESM, from the coding sequence ATGACCATCCGCAGGGTGCTGGTCGTCTGTAGCGGTAACACCTGCCGGAGTCCCATGGCCGCAGCGTACCTGAAGCAGGCCCTGGCGGAGGCGGGCCTGCAGGACATGGAGGTGGCGTCGGCCGGTCTCCATGCCGTCCCGGGGCTCCCGGCGGCGGCCGAGGCCCGGGAGGCCGTGGCTCGCGACGGGCTGTCCCTGGCAGACCACCGCAGCCAGCCCGTGACGCCGGATTTGCTGGAGGGTGCCGGCCTGGTCCTGGCCATGACCCGTTCCCAGGCGGAGGAACTCCGCCGCCGCTTTCCCGGGATCGCGCCGCGGGTCGCCCTCTGGCGGGAGTGGGCGACCGGCGCCTCCCTGCCCGACGCCGATGTGCCCGACCCCTTTGGCCAGGGGCTGGCGGACTACCAGATCCTGGCCCGGCAGTTGCGGCGGGAGGCGGCCATGGCGGCGCAGCGGCTTGCCGGGCTACAGGACGCTGCCCAGGGGGGAGGCTCGCCCGGGCCCGCTGCGGATCCGGCGGTGGACGCGGTGGACGGCGCCCCCGGCACCGGCGTCTCCCCCGCCACCGGAGTCTCCCCCGCCACCGGAGCCGCCCCCGGCGCCAGTGCCGGGGGCGGAGCGGGCATGGCTTTCCATACCAGGACGGAGGAGGAACGCGCCGTGACCGGGAGGGAAGAACGCGCCGCGGACCAGGCCGGCGGAGCCCGGGGGGCATCGGGACGCCTGCGGGTCGCCATCGGCAGCGATCACGCCGGGTTCGACCTCAAGCAGGACCTCATCGCCTTCATGGAGGAACGCGGCCTGGAGGTCATCGACGTGGGCACCCACCAGCGGGAATCGTGCGACTACCCCGACTACGCGCGGGCGGCCTGCCAGAAGGTGCTGGAAGGTGAGGCGGACCGGGCGGTGCTGATCTGCGGCACGGGCATCGGCATGGCCATCGCGGCCAACAAGCTGCCGGGCATCCGGGCCGCGTGCTGCACCGAGCCCTACTCGGCTCGCCTGACCCGGCAGGACAACGACAGCAATGTCCTGACCCTGGGCGCGCGGGTAATCGGCCCCGGGATGGCCCGGGAGATCCTGGCCACCTGGCTCGAGACGCCCTTCGCCGGCGGGCGCCACCAGCGCCGGCTCGACAAGATCGCTGCCCTGGAACGCGAATCTATGTAA
- a CDS encoding L-threonylcarbamoyladenylate synthase, which produces MAGEGTRAAGGLPGASGRAGGREGGPGPGAAWVRLGTDPRQDEAAVRRAGAILRQGGLVAFPTETVYGLGADALNPRAVARIFAAKGRPADNPLIVHVTGPEQAGPELVASWPEAGRRLAERFWPGPLTLVLPAGPAVPAVVRAGLPTVAVRCPAHPVAQALIAAAGTPVAAPSANRSGRPSPTRAEDVWADLGPHLDMLLDAGPVPVGVESTVVDVTVWPPRLLRPGGVPAEDLEAVLGVALAAPPVVAAGEAAPAPGMKYRHYAPEAPLALAPDAGAGAVLVRRWLAEGQRVALVGCREDVEALLGQLGAGGRWVPLDEGEGDPRRAGGDPTGEAAGFAAGRAGGEPAAGAGSAPGGGTGPGGATEPGGPEGPGRERAGDFARGPVVLDLGSRHRPDQQARRLFRALRAADALGATRVLALAVPEHGLGRAVMNRLRKAAAGGEVPGDDHPQGAGRL; this is translated from the coding sequence TTGGCCGGTGAGGGGACCAGGGCGGCAGGTGGGCTCCCCGGCGCCAGCGGCCGGGCCGGCGGGCGGGAGGGCGGTCCCGGCCCCGGCGCCGCCTGGGTCCGCCTGGGGACGGACCCCCGCCAGGACGAGGCCGCCGTGCGCCGCGCCGGCGCCATCCTGCGCCAGGGGGGCCTGGTGGCTTTTCCCACGGAGACGGTGTACGGCCTGGGCGCCGATGCGCTCAACCCCCGTGCCGTGGCCCGCATTTTTGCCGCCAAGGGACGGCCCGCCGACAACCCGCTGATCGTCCACGTGACGGGTCCCGAGCAGGCGGGTCCCGAGCTGGTGGCGTCCTGGCCCGAGGCGGGCCGCCGGCTGGCGGAGCGCTTCTGGCCGGGCCCGCTGACGCTGGTGCTGCCGGCAGGCCCCGCCGTGCCCGCGGTGGTGCGGGCCGGGCTGCCCACGGTGGCCGTGCGCTGCCCTGCCCATCCGGTGGCCCAGGCGCTCATCGCGGCGGCCGGTACCCCCGTGGCGGCTCCCAGTGCCAACCGCTCGGGGCGACCCAGCCCTACCCGCGCCGAAGACGTCTGGGCCGACCTGGGGCCCCACCTGGACATGCTGCTGGATGCGGGGCCTGTACCCGTGGGGGTCGAGAGCACGGTGGTCGATGTGACCGTTTGGCCTCCCAGGCTCCTGCGCCCGGGGGGTGTGCCCGCGGAGGACCTGGAAGCCGTGCTGGGGGTGGCCCTGGCGGCGCCGCCGGTGGTGGCGGCCGGGGAGGCGGCGCCGGCACCGGGGATGAAGTACCGGCACTACGCCCCGGAGGCGCCCTTGGCCCTGGCGCCCGATGCCGGCGCGGGGGCCGTGCTCGTCCGCCGCTGGCTGGCCGAAGGCCAGCGGGTCGCCCTGGTGGGCTGCCGCGAGGACGTGGAGGCGTTGCTGGGACAGCTGGGGGCGGGCGGCCGGTGGGTTCCGCTGGATGAAGGCGAAGGCGACCCGCGGCGGGCCGGCGGGGATCCCACCGGTGAGGCTGCGGGTTTCGCCGCGGGACGGGCGGGCGGCGAGCCGGCCGCGGGGGCGGGTTCTGCACCCGGCGGTGGCACGGGCCCCGGCGGTGCCACGGAGCCCGGCGGCCCGGAGGGTCCCGGCCGGGAAAGGGCGGGGGATTTCGCCCGGGGGCCGGTGGTCCTCGACCTGGGATCCCGGCACCGGCCCGACCAGCAGGCGCGCCGCCTGTTTCGCGCGCTGCGGGCCGCCGACGCCCTGGGGGCGACGCGGGTGCTGGCCCTGGCGGTGCCCGAGCACGGGCTGGGGCGCGCCGTGATGAACCGGTTGCGCAAGGCGGCGGCAGGAGGGGAGGTGCCCGGCGATGACCATCCGCAGGGTGCTGGTCGTCTGTAG
- the prmC gene encoding peptide chain release factor N(5)-glutamine methyltransferase yields the protein MPGFWEEPAARPPGGTSGSVPTPGPATAPRRAGPAGTGLPAERPARVGEALAWARAFLVEAGLAPDEARASARVLLGAAMDMPGARLLAEPEAPLPPAAWARFVQWVLRRARREPVAYILQRAEFFGRPFRVTPATLIPRPETEVLVEAVLRTLSPEPAVVADLGTGTGIVGVTLAAERPLWTVLVTDCSARALKVARDNAARHGVAARMQFWAGDWAEPLLAGGWAGKLAAVASNPPYVASGDLRQLQAEVYRYEPHLALCPGPTGLEAYHRLIPGAVRLLAPGGWIFLEVGAGQAAAVRHLLGAVGCRNLCQWPDLAGIPRVVAGQWTA from the coding sequence ATGCCGGGTTTCTGGGAGGAACCCGCCGCTCGGCCGCCCGGCGGCACCTCCGGCTCGGTGCCGACGCCGGGCCCGGCCACGGCTCCCCGCCGGGCGGGGCCGGCCGGCACCGGCTTGCCCGCCGAGCGTCCGGCCCGGGTGGGCGAGGCGCTGGCCTGGGCCCGGGCCTTCCTGGTGGAGGCGGGCCTGGCGCCGGACGAGGCCAGGGCCTCGGCGCGGGTGCTTTTGGGGGCCGCCATGGACATGCCGGGCGCCCGCCTTCTGGCCGAACCGGAGGCGCCGCTGCCGCCGGCCGCCTGGGCCCGGTTCGTCCAGTGGGTCCTGCGCCGCGCCCGGCGGGAACCCGTGGCCTACATCCTGCAGCGGGCCGAGTTCTTCGGCCGCCCCTTTCGCGTCACCCCCGCGACCCTGATCCCGCGGCCGGAGACGGAGGTGCTGGTGGAGGCGGTCCTGCGCACGCTGTCACCGGAACCGGCGGTGGTGGCCGACCTGGGCACGGGGACGGGCATCGTCGGCGTGACCCTGGCGGCCGAGCGGCCCCTGTGGACGGTGCTGGTCACCGATTGCTCGGCCCGTGCCCTCAAGGTGGCGCGGGATAACGCGGCGCGCCACGGGGTGGCGGCGCGCATGCAGTTCTGGGCGGGCGACTGGGCCGAACCCCTGCTGGCGGGCGGCTGGGCGGGCAAGCTGGCCGCCGTGGCCAGCAATCCGCCGTACGTCGCCTCCGGCGACCTGCGCCAGCTCCAGGCGGAAGTCTACCGCTACGAGCCCCACCTGGCCCTATGCCCGGGGCCCACGGGGCTGGAGGCGTACCACCGGCTGATCCCCGGGGCCGTCCGGCTGCTGGCGCCCGGGGGCTGGATCTTCCTGGAGGTGGGGGCAGGGCAGGCCGCCGCCGTCCGTCACCTGCTGGGCGCGGTGGGTTGCCGCAACCTGTGCCAGTGGCCCGATCTGGCCGGCATCCCCCGGGTGGTGGCAGGACAATGGACGGCCTGA
- the prfA gene encoding peptide chain release factor 1, giving the protein MAERSNSVHAHGAPGEGPAQGPEPGPLPELPGALREALAARLGRFDQLERELADPAVAADPRRWQPLAQERAELEPLVEAYRRWREAAADLEAARALLREAEEADERAYLAAEVERLEGERQALERALRGLLLPRDPRDQRDVIMEIRAGTGGEEAALFAGDLFRMYQRYAERQGWRTEIMAATESDLGGFKEIIFAVSGRGAFSRLKHESGVHRVQRVPVTEAGGRIHTSTATVAVLPEAEEVEVQIDPDDLEIDTFAASGPGGQHVNKTESAVRITHKPTGIVVTCQDERSQHKNRARAMKILRARLLDYYTRRQQEELSQQRRSQVGTGERSEKIRTYNFRENRVTDHRIGLTLYRLQEVMDGDLDELLDALAAHDEQVRLGEAVS; this is encoded by the coding sequence ATGGCCGAAAGGTCCAACTCCGTCCACGCGCACGGCGCGCCGGGTGAAGGCCCGGCCCAAGGCCCGGAGCCGGGGCCCCTTCCCGAGCTGCCGGGAGCCCTTCGGGAGGCGCTGGCGGCGCGCCTCGGCCGGTTCGACCAGCTGGAGCGGGAACTGGCCGATCCGGCGGTGGCCGCCGATCCCCGCCGCTGGCAGCCCCTGGCCCAGGAACGGGCGGAGCTGGAGCCGCTGGTCGAGGCCTATCGCCGCTGGCGGGAGGCGGCCGCGGACCTGGAGGCCGCCCGGGCCCTCTTACGGGAGGCCGAGGAGGCCGACGAACGTGCCTACCTGGCGGCCGAGGTGGAGCGGCTGGAGGGTGAGCGCCAGGCTCTGGAGCGGGCCTTGCGCGGCCTGCTCCTTCCCCGCGATCCCCGGGACCAGCGGGACGTGATCATGGAGATCCGGGCCGGAACCGGCGGCGAGGAAGCCGCGCTCTTCGCCGGCGACCTCTTCCGCATGTACCAGCGCTATGCCGAGCGCCAGGGCTGGCGCACCGAGATCATGGCCGCCACCGAGAGCGACCTGGGCGGGTTCAAGGAGATCATCTTTGCCGTCAGCGGCCGCGGCGCCTTCAGCCGCCTCAAGCACGAAAGCGGCGTCCACCGGGTCCAGCGGGTTCCCGTGACCGAAGCCGGCGGCCGCATCCACACCTCCACGGCCACGGTGGCCGTGCTGCCCGAAGCCGAGGAGGTGGAGGTCCAGATCGACCCCGACGACCTGGAGATCGACACCTTCGCCGCCAGCGGCCCCGGCGGGCAGCACGTGAACAAGACGGAGTCGGCCGTGCGCATCACCCACAAGCCCACGGGGATCGTGGTGACCTGCCAGGACGAGCGCTCCCAGCACAAGAACCGTGCCCGGGCGATGAAGATCCTGCGTGCCCGGCTGCTGGACTACTACACCCGCCGGCAGCAGGAGGAGCTGTCCCAGCAGCGGCGCTCCCAGGTGGGGACGGGCGAGCGCAGCGAGAAGATCCGCACCTACAACTTCCGTGAGAACCGCGTGACCGACCACCGCATCGGCCTCACCCTGTACCGCCTGCAGGAGGTCATGGACGGCGACCTGGACGAGCTCCTGGATGCCCTGGCCGCCCACGACGAGCAGGTGCGCCTGGGCGAGGCGGTGAGCTGA
- a CDS encoding DUF1385 domain-containing protein produces the protein MDWRNRFGGQAVIEGVMMRGAGRLALAVRRPDGSIHVTVRPHTAYTARRSWLGWPFLRGIAALAEALVVGIQVLNESARLAEEPAGGAARGGTQGLDHPAGRHGREVPARDAGVPPGDRWVTVVNVLALALGLGLFVLVPTWVATAMATGELARNLVEGAVRLVLLLGYMAAIGRLPDIQRVYQYHGAEHKAIHALEAGAPLEPEVAQGFSRFHPRCGTAFLLFVAVTAVLVHALFGWPDFWQRTLLRLALVPVVAGLAYEWILLAARSTSPWVRWMSAPGLWLQRLTTAEPSLDQLEVALAALKACLPREGLQARAGREPGATTAGRAQAAGPGAATGAAAAQPAQAPAGAVPVPASPGAAAFPPPASR, from the coding sequence ATGGACTGGCGCAACCGCTTCGGTGGCCAGGCGGTGATCGAGGGTGTGATGATGCGCGGCGCCGGGCGCCTGGCCCTGGCCGTCCGGCGGCCTGACGGGAGCATCCACGTCACCGTCCGGCCCCATACCGCCTACACCGCCCGCCGGTCCTGGCTGGGCTGGCCTTTCCTGCGCGGCATCGCCGCCCTGGCCGAGGCCCTGGTGGTGGGCATCCAGGTCCTCAACGAGTCGGCCCGGCTGGCGGAAGAACCGGCCGGCGGGGCGGCCCGCGGGGGGACGCAGGGGCTCGACCACCCGGCGGGCCGTCACGGCCGGGAGGTGCCGGCCCGGGACGCGGGCGTGCCGCCCGGCGACCGCTGGGTGACGGTGGTGAACGTCCTGGCCCTGGCCCTGGGGCTCGGCCTGTTCGTGCTGGTCCCCACCTGGGTGGCCACGGCGATGGCCACCGGCGAGCTCGCCCGCAACCTGGTGGAAGGTGCCGTCCGGCTGGTTCTGCTTTTGGGTTACATGGCGGCCATCGGGCGCCTTCCCGACATCCAGCGGGTCTACCAGTACCACGGGGCTGAGCACAAGGCCATCCATGCCCTGGAAGCCGGCGCGCCGCTGGAACCCGAGGTGGCGCAGGGCTTCTCCCGCTTCCACCCGCGCTGCGGGACCGCGTTCCTGCTGTTTGTGGCCGTGACGGCCGTGCTGGTCCACGCCCTGTTCGGCTGGCCGGACTTCTGGCAGCGGACCCTGTTGCGCCTGGCGCTGGTGCCGGTGGTGGCCGGCCTGGCCTATGAATGGATTCTCCTGGCTGCCCGCAGCACAAGCCCCTGGGTCCGCTGGATGTCGGCGCCCGGCCTGTGGCTCCAGCGGCTGACCACGGCCGAGCCCAGCCTGGATCAGCTGGAGGTGGCTCTGGCGGCCCTCAAGGCCTGCCTGCCCCGCGAGGGGTTGCAGGCCCGCGCCGGAAGGGAGCCCGGCGCGACCACGGCCGGCCGCGCCCAGGCCGCCGGCCCCGGTGCCGCTACCGGCGCGGCGGCAGCCCAGCCGGCCCAGGCACCGGCGGGAGCCGTGCCGGTGCCGGCCTCGCCCGGCGCTGCCGCCTTCCCTCCGCCTGCTTCGAGGTGA
- the rpmE gene encoding 50S ribosomal protein L31 has protein sequence MKPGIHPEYKRTVITCACGAVYEVGSTRENLRVDVCAQCHPFYTGTQRIVDTGGRVDRFRQKYERFRQEQQAGAGGR, from the coding sequence ATGAAGCCGGGCATCCATCCTGAATACAAGCGGACGGTGATTACCTGCGCCTGCGGGGCCGTGTACGAGGTGGGTTCGACCCGGGAGAACCTGCGGGTCGACGTCTGCGCCCAGTGCCACCCCTTCTACACGGGCACGCAGCGCATCGTCGACACCGGCGGCCGCGTCGACCGGTTCCGCCAGAAGTACGAGCGGTTCCGCCAGGAGCAGCAGGCGGGCGCGGGCGGCCGCTGA
- a CDS encoding M23 family metallopeptidase, which produces MANLSRWLNRINALLLAAWLGMVMAWGSGRADPAPGRPQSLDKPAWAAGLDALAGRWLGSRSGLQEAGGPQAHGEGGAGRAGAGGAGQEAKAPGSPAPAAGGAGPSAAAGTAQAPGSTAGSPPGQPAIPPGRWWHPPVEGVATITSLFGPREGRWHHGVDLAVPAGTPVRAVWAGQVRQAGWRGDYGLAVEVVHPGGWSTLYGHLESLAVEPGQKVTRGQLLGWAGATGNATGPHLHLEVRADGGFFDPLAWLDPRWYRPSPALPGSRETRPGTGAGARGGS; this is translated from the coding sequence TTGGCCAACCTGAGCCGCTGGCTCAACCGCATCAATGCGCTCCTGCTCGCCGCATGGCTCGGGATGGTGATGGCCTGGGGGTCCGGACGGGCGGACCCGGCCCCGGGACGGCCCCAGTCCCTGGACAAGCCCGCCTGGGCGGCCGGGCTCGATGCCCTGGCCGGCCGGTGGCTGGGGTCCCGGTCCGGTCTCCAGGAGGCCGGCGGCCCCCAGGCGCACGGCGAGGGCGGAGCCGGGCGGGCCGGCGCCGGTGGAGCCGGCCAGGAGGCGAAGGCGCCCGGGTCGCCCGCCCCGGCGGCCGGCGGGGCCGGGCCTTCCGCCGCGGCGGGGACGGCCCAGGCCCCCGGGTCGACCGCCGGCAGCCCACCCGGCCAGCCGGCCATTCCGCCCGGCCGGTGGTGGCACCCTCCCGTGGAAGGGGTCGCCACCATCACCTCCCTCTTCGGCCCCCGGGAGGGGCGCTGGCACCATGGGGTCGACCTGGCGGTCCCGGCCGGCACGCCGGTGCGGGCGGTCTGGGCGGGGCAGGTGCGGCAGGCCGGCTGGCGCGGCGATTACGGCCTGGCGGTGGAAGTGGTCCATCCCGGCGGCTGGTCGACCCTCTACGGCCACCTGGAGTCCCTGGCGGTCGAACCCGGCCAGAAGGTGACCAGGGGCCAGCTGCTGGGGTGGGCCGGCGCCACGGGCAACGCCACCGGCCCGCACCTCCATCTGGAGGTGCGGGCCGACGGTGGGTTCTTCGATCCCCTGGCCTGGCTCGACCCCCGCTGGTACCGGCCTTCGCCGGCCCTGCCCGGAAGCCGGGAAACCAGGCCGGGGACGGGAGCCGGGGCGCGGGGCGGATCGTGA